In Hymenobacter volaticus, the genomic window TGCCCACCGCCGACCAGGCGTTGCCATCCCAGCGGGCCACGCCATTGGCTACTGCGCCGTTATCGGTATCGAAGTCACCGCCGGCATATAAATCACCATTGGGCATGAAAGCCAAGGCTAGTACTTTTCTCGCAATGATGCCATTGCCAAGCGGCTGCCAAGTGGTGCCGTCCCAGCGCGCTACGTTGTTGAGGGTTTTGCCACTCCCAGTACTGAAAGTGCCACCTACATACAAGTCGCCATTCGGGGCGAAGGCTATGGCGTATACGGCACCACCGAGTGTGCTTCCTAGGCCTTGCCAACTGCCATTATTCCAGCGCGCAATGCCTCCGCCCGTGCTCTGGTTGTTGACAGAAAAAAAATTGCCACCTGCATACAAGGTGTTGTCCGGTGCAACGGCTAAGGCAGAAACGATACCGCTGAAACCAGCGGCAGTTGATGGGCCTCCTACGGTTTGCCATCTGGTAGAAGTTAGGAGGCCAACATGCAAAGTAATAGGGTTGCCATTGTTCAGGTAAAACAAACCGCCCGCGTATACATTGCCATCGGGTGCAACTGCTAAGGCCTGAACAGTTGCATTCAAGCCCCGGCCCATGGGCGCCCAAACACCGTTGTTTAACTGTGCTACCCGATTGGTAACTAGCCCGCTTTCAAACGAAGTGAAATTGCCACCTGCGTATACGGTGCCGCTCGGCCCAACGGCAATAGCATTCGGAGTGCCGAAGTTGCTCAAAGTAAGCCCACCGCCTAAGTTCGACCAGGAGGTGCCGTTCCAGCTAGCAAACCCTCGTGCTGGAACTGAAGAGGGGGAGTTCTGCCAAAATTGCCTGCTGCGTACAACACGCCATTGGGCCCGAATGCTAGTCCGTAAACTTGCCCTAGAGTAAGACCACCGCCTAACCCCGACCAGGAAGTTCCGTTCCATCGGGCCACACTTTCACTGGAGTCTATTCGAATAAAGCCTCCAGCGTACAGGTCGCCATTGGGCCCCAGCACCAGCGTAGTCACAGAGCCAAAAGATGCACCATTGCTTTCCAAAGGCGTCCAAGTCGTGCCGTTCCAGCGGGCAACCCCAGTTACTACAGGTTGGCCATCTATTATGCGGAAGCTGCCACCGGCATATACGTCGCCGTTGGCCGATGATGTCAGAGCCGTTACGTTCCCATTAGCACCGCTGCCGAGTGCGGTCCAAGTGGTGCCGTCCCAGCGCGCAATTCGGGCCGCAGCTACCCCTCCGGCCGTAGCAAACGAGCCGCCCGCATACACGTCGCCGTTTGGGGTCACAGTCAACGCCCTAACGCTAGCATCAAGGCCACCACCCACCGCCGACCAAGTGGTACCGTCCCAACGCGCTAGGTTCTGGGTGCCTGGTACCCCGGCTACGCCTGCCGGAAACTCTCCGCCCACGTACAAATTGCCGTTGGGTGCTATGGCCAATGCATAAACAACACCGCTGATACCTTGGCCCAAGGAAAACCATGCTGCCCCGTCCCAACGGGCTACACGGTTGGCTGCAACTGCGCCCGCAGAATTGAAGGCGCCACCAGCGTAGACATTGCCATCGGGACTTGCCACTATGGCGTTGACAGTGCCATCAATCCCCGGTTCGCCAAAGCCGCTCTGCCAGCTTTCGTCGCCAGCCCCAGTGGGTCGCAACAGGGACTGGGATTGTGCTTCTTTGGTTGACGAAGTTCTTCCAGTAGCAACGGTACGAAAGGTAACAGCCGTTGGGTAAGGTCGTTGCGAGCGACCAACTCCCGCAGATGAGCTCTTAGGTAGTATGCTCCCCTGCCAATTTTGAGCAGAAGCAGCCAGCGTGGCTACCGATAAAACCAGAGCAAGTAGCCACCGGCCAACAGAAGTAGAGGAAAGGTGTACCATAGCCTACACAAGAAGGATGTGGAAAAAGACGCTATTGCGCGTAGTCTGACGCTCTTTTATGGAGCGGACGTATACAATGAAGTATGCTTCATGCTGTCTTAACGGCAGGCGCTGTAAGTTGCTAATCATCTAATCATCAGCAAGCTTGCGGAACAGCATGTGCAAAGATTGCGGAAGGCTACCAACGTCTGCGGAATTCATCATCACATGCCAATAGACTTCTTGATCAGTACCAGTCTATAGTAGTAGAATATACATCTAATTTGCGATGTTTATTTGAGTTTCTGAATATTAGAGAACTGGGTCGTTTTGTATCTGATTTTGTCTGTTGCAGAAAATAAAAAAGGCGCCCTCCGATAACCGGAGGGCGCCTTTTTTCTACTGATAAAATCCTTTACCAACCCGAGCCGGCTGGGGTGCTCCAGCCATCATCGGTCTTTTTGGTGTCTTTCTTCTTTTTCTCTTTTTGCTTGGTGCTGCCTTCGGCGTTTTTGGTTTTCACCTTCACCTTTTCGGCACCTGCTGGTGCTGGGGCTCCTGGTATAGGAGAACCCGCCTTAGCCGATGCCGCCGGCGTAGCTTCAGCGGGAGTGGCAGTTTCTAGTACAGGCGCGGTCATGTCCACCGCCGAATTAATTTGGTCGGCCTGCACGGATGCTTGTTGTTTCTCTAGGGCAATGAGCATCTGCTGAGGCACTAGCTCGTTGTCTTTCCACACTTTTAACTGCTTGTCCAAAATTTCTTTCTCTTCCTTGGACTGCTTTTTAGCCAGCAATTCCGACAAGTTAGGGCTGCCACCATCGCGCCACGCCGTCAGCCACAGCGACGACACAAACGTAGGGGCTAGCTTGATGCGCCAAGCCACCTGGCCACCTACTTCTTTGTGGTAAGCATCGGCAAAGGCATCGGAATAAGAGCGGCGCGTTTTGCCATACTTGTGCGAGTACACATATTTCGTTTCGGGGGTGAAGTTGCGCGTTACCTTCTCTTCCATATCGAAAGTAGCCCCCAGGAAGCCGTACGAACTCTGAATCACTTGCCAGATATCGGTCAGTGGATCTTTCACGTACTTCGCCGACTCGTTGTCGAGCTTGTACTCGGCAATGTGGCGCTCGGGCAGCTTGGATTCCCAGAGAGAGTGCAAACCGTTTTGGTTGCTAAGCTGCCCGTCGTAGTTGACGGTGGTATGCAACGGCACGAAAGCATCGGCTACATAGTGGCACAAGTCGGCGGAAAGGCGGACGATGGCGGCCGTGTCGCGGGCTTTGAAGGCGGCCGTGAGGTCGTCTTTGGTTTCCATAATTTGCCACGGCACCGTGCCATACTTATGGAGCGTGTCGGCGGTGTATTTGGCTTCGGCTTTGTCCCAGGCTTTGGGCATGAGGCCAAACGGGTCGTCGCCGTAGTGGTCCATGTCGATGAAGTGCTTGGTGGCTTCTTTGGGGTCGGAGTCGCGCCGCTCATCGGGAGCCGTAGAGAGCTTCACGATTTCCTTCATGTGCCGGAAGTAAAACGGCTGCAAGCTAGAAGGCAGCGCGTACACCGACA contains:
- a CDS encoding WD40 repeat domain-containing protein, with protein sequence MRPTGAGDESWQSGFGEPGIDGTVNAIVASPDGNVYAGGAFNSAGAVAANRVARWDGAAWFSLGQGISGVVYALAIAPNGNLYVGGEFPAGVAGVPGTQNLARWDGTTWSAVGGGLDASVRALTVTPNGDVYAGGSFATAGGVAAARIARWDGTTWTALGSGANGNVTALTSSANGDVYAGGSFRIIDGQPVVTGVARWNGTTWTPLESNGASFGSVTTLVLGPNGDLYAGGFIRIDSSESVARWNGTSWSGLGGGLTLGQVYGLAFGPNGVLYAAGNFGRTPPLQFQHEGLLAGTAPPGRT
- a CDS encoding zinc dependent phospholipase C family protein; translation: MKKPFILLLCLALLVPVTSPGWGFFAHRTIAQLSVYALPSSLQPFYFRHMKEIVKLSTAPDERRDSDPKEATKHFIDMDHYGDDPFGLMPKAWDKAEAKYTADTLHKYGTVPWQIMETKDDLTAAFKARDTAAIVRLSADLCHYVADAFVPLHTTVNYDGQLSNQNGLHSLWESKLPERHIAEYKLDNESAKYVKDPLTDIWQVIQSSYGFLGATFDMEEKVTRNFTPETKYVYSHKYGKTRRSYSDAFADAYHKEVGGQVAWRIKLAPTFVSSLWLTAWRDGGSPNLSELLAKKQSKEEKEILDKQLKVWKDNELVPQQMLIALEKQQASVQADQINSAVDMTAPVLETATPAEATPAASAKAGSPIPGAPAPAGAEKVKVKTKNAEGSTKQKEKKKKDTKKTDDGWSTPAGSGW